The Girardinichthys multiradiatus isolate DD_20200921_A chromosome 11, DD_fGirMul_XY1, whole genome shotgun sequence DNA window ATTCCAAGTCAAGTTAAAGACATACATAAACATCaactaaacagaaagaaaacagtcTTATTTACTCCAGCTATTGAAGCTTAAGTCACAGCGCAATTATTGTTATTGCTTTGGGAGACACATATCTGTGAGAATAATATACTAAAAGCAGTAAATGATGTAGCCACTTGGGACGCTCTGACAACCATGTGGCTGTGATAGATTAAGATGCTTGTCTGGGAAGTTATGGAGTCACCTCATTTGCACATCCAGTTGGCAGAGGACAGCTGTATGACTCAAGGGGTCATACACTGGTAAAAACCTCTAGCCATGCTGTTGGCACCTCCGTCACCTCCCAAAATAATGACTTTCTTCAGCTAAAGGAGACACACCTCACTGTAGAACCATTACCAACCCTGACTCACTGCTGTTTGCTGTTCTGCAGGGGAAAACCAACAAGCCTTGAAACACAGGATTACAATTTAAGTGAGCATAAATATTATGTACTGATGTGTCTGCCTATCCATATTTCCTGACTCAGTTACCAGGCAGAAGTTAACAGAGCAAATGCAGCGCTGGTTAAAAATCTACATGCACAAGCCATGGGCATTAATGTCACATTAAGTTTTGGGTTTAATCAATAAACTTTTAACCATTATTTTTCCACAGTGAAATTAGCATACAATATAaaatatcaataataataaaaaaaaaactagcttTGACGTTTGTTAGGGATCTTTGTCCTGATGAGACACCCAATTGTGTCTATATTTTAACCATCTGACACAAACGGTCATCCCCAGAATAAAAGGGAAGTGGTTAGAACTAGAGGAGAATGATAGTAGGACAACTCGAGATCTGTGATAATGTTGTTGAAAGTGGCAATGACAATATGacatgtgaaaaataaagtaaaaagtatTAACGTCTTTCTGCGTTGGGTTGATGGCAAACGTTGACAGCAAATAGGTAGACTATCCAGCTAAAATTAGGTTTGTGAattgaaaaacaatgttttattgaaaaagtgTCTAAAGTGACATTTTACGTCAGCCTTTGCCTCAAGCGGAGGAGTTTAAGTGTCCTGGCATTTTGGATGGAGcagaggatggatggacatcGCCATTAATGTGGGCGTTGTTTTGGTTTGTTGTGATGAAGCCAGAAGGCTTTTAATTAACCAGTCTGTTCAAGTTTTGACTCAACTGTGGTCATAGAAAAATGGATCAGGACAGAAAGAGCAAGATCCTGGATATAAATGGCTGAAAATACCTTATTCCATAAGGTGGCCAGGCTCAGCATAAAACCTGATTCATGCTCGCCTTTTCTGTCCTCATGCACAGCGTCTTGCGACAGAAGTGCACACAAGCGCTGTGCAAGTGACCTTTGCCAAACAGGAAGAACACCAATACGCACGGTCGTTTTTACAAACATATCCacgtttaaataaaaacaggggggaagtaaatgtttcagaaatgtttagTAGACttctaaaaacaaacacttgTGAAATTAAACTATATAATTAGCATTGTATTAAGATCGCACTTCCTCtattcttctttttctgctaccTGTTGTTGGGGACAGACTGTATTCTCTCTAGAGCAGGGGTTGGCAACCTTTAGTACCAAAAGAGCCATTCTGCTCCCTCTTCCACCAAAGAAAAATTGTCTGAGAACGCAAAAAGATAACCCagctaataaaatcaaataaatgttatcttTCCCAAAATAATTCTACAAAAAGATGTGCAGTGTGCATGTGTAGgcctactttaaaataaattaaacattgaaCTACACAGGCATTTTTAAGTTCTTCTTGTATttgtataaaattaaaataaaacatagcccactttaatataaaaaattctTAGTTGCAGCTTAGCTGTTTTAacaaagtaaacacaaaattaaaaaagatttttgacaAGTCCATTTCAGTGCTCTCATCCTCTCCGGGTTTCTTTCGCGGCCAGTAATCAAGCGAAGCACCtgaacatacaaaaaaaaataccGACATCAACCCCACGTCTAAACTATCTTATTTTAAGTAATTGCAAATTAAATGCTAGTGTTCATACCCATTAAATGTGACTTCTGTTTCTGAAGCTCCATGCTGATCTTCCCTATGTCGAGGTTGTAAGATGTGACTTTGAGACTTTGATCTTCACACAGGACTATAGGCTCCCATTTGTAAATTTGGAGCGATATTTGGACTTTACACAAGTAAGTGTCGTTGGCAATGAAGTCAAAAGAATTTGTTCAGGCAGAAATAAACTCTCTGTTTTCTTCTGAGATATTTCTTTTTTGGGATGTATACATAGTTAGCTTACGGCATGGGTCGGAACCTCAAGAAGCCATCTGCAGGAAAAGGCAAGGGCTATAGATGTGGATGAGACGTATGTTTTGACTGACCTTTTTAAAATCCATTAATGTATCACCTCAAACTCCAACATAACTATGCATCAAAATAATAACAGatgattttatatataaatatataaatatatatatatatatatatatataaatatatatatatatatatatatatatatatatatatatataaatatatatatatatatatatatataaatatatatatatatatataaatatatatatatatatatatataatgaattaacaaatttattattttttagatttatttatttattttccttttgtcaAAGCCAAGGGATCCACAAAAAGGAGGCTGAAGAGCAGCGGGTTGTGGACCCCTGCTCTAAAAGGAATAGATAACTGCGTCTTGAGAGATACAATGAGGAATGCAGTCATTCGCATGGAGCTTGAAGTAGAGTCCCTGCTTTGAAAGGAGTCAGTTTTGGTGGTTTGACATATTGATCAGGGTGCCTTCTGGACACCTCACTTAGGAAGAATTATGTTCACATCCCACCAGCTGTATATTCCGGGGCAAACAGATTatactggagggactatatatatataatttctaGCCAGGAAAAACATTGGCATTTCCCCGGTATGAGATGGAGAGTGCAGGAGTTTGAGTCTGGATTTCCCTATTCTACCTGTTCCCTCTGCAACCTAATCTCGGATAAGCGGGCAGATGGCTAGATGGAAGTATGTTGTTTCTGGCCAACATCTGTTGTTCAGGTAATGAAACAGTTTAGTTTTAGTTCCTAATAACTTTACCACAATATCACTTCTAAAACAGAACCTGAATGCCTGGAACTTCATTTATTAACCAACATTTATTGCCTTCCAAGCCTTTCCTCACAATATGTATATTGAGTCCAGTGATACTGAGATGACTATAAAtttaaacaacattaaacagTTGGTTGGGTGGGGGTGATTGTTGTTTACAGATGTCCTAcacaacagtaattacaaacgtaaaatatttgaaattgcAGACATATACCGTAAATCTGCTGGAAATAAGAAGAAACACCGTAACTTACTTACATTAAATACCCCTCACCCTTCCGAAGCTAATCTTCATCATTGTCTTCCATTTCCATGTCACTGGTCTACTTAATGTTGACCAAAATTTCCAAACCGGTAATTTTCCAGTGCTTTTTGAACAGTTTGTTCACAGAGTGAGCCATGTCTAAGGGACCTTTAAATGTCAACGTATTTGTAAAACTTGAAGTTtttgtgcaaaactcatttggggaattgttttgtgaacattaaagcctcctcctctaaatgattaaaaataaataaacctggCGGCATTTGACCTAGTTTTAGAGACGGTTAAAAATGCTTGATTTACTTTTTCATAACGGTACTGGTATGCTCGGGCTTAAGggaaaggccactagtgccacaaaattaacaaaaaaactgatttgGAAGAGAAAACTAATATTAAGCGTATGGATTGGCTCTGACCACAACCATAGTAAGAAGTGGTCAACTATGCCTAAAAATAGGGTCCATGGTAGGCAACCAAGTAATTTAATTCAACTCTAGAAATGCCAGAAGTAATATTTTTGAAGTACTGATCTTCTCACTTGACTAAAAGTATTGACTTTTCTACCCACCTCTGGTCTTGGGAAATAATCGTACATAAAGCTGCAGACATAGGACCTGTGACAAACATGGTGGCATATTTGATACATAACAATCAAAAGGTACCCACCATAGCTGCAGCAGGACCGATAGaaattattaaacatttctCAATTAGGATCAACACATAATTAACATAAgataaaatacaatacaaaaaatACACCACAGTAAGTAAATACTGAACAAGAGACGCAAGAGGTAATAGATTAAAATAGATCAAATAGTGAGGTTATAGTGAGGAGAACATAAtcctaaaaaacacaaaaacaactaGTGTCAGTATGTAAACTTGACCCCCCCCTACCTTTGACACCGTGGCTCTCACATGCTCGGCCTCAGCTTGGGTCTTGAGCAGCTCCTGTCTCAGCTCCGTCAGCTCCATCTCCAGCTTGTCTCTCTCAGAGTGGGCAGTCTTCAGCAAGTTCTGCAGCTCAGTGCTGTCACTGGTACTCTGCATGGCCTTCAGCTCACCAACCTTTTGCCTCTCTATATCCACCTGTGCCTTGAACCTACTGTTGTCCAGTCTGAGACACTCTGCTGTTGCTTTGTGTTCCTCCGCAGCTTGCAATGCTTGACCACTGCTTTCCACCTCCTTGTCAAGCTGGTCCTGCAGCCTGTCTAGCTCCTCTTTGAGGCAGCAGACTTGAGCCTGAGCCTCCTGGTGTTCCTCTTCCAGAGCCCTCAAACTGCCTGTCAGTTGCTGCTGGATGTCCACCAGTTTTTCTCGTTCAAATCGAGAGCTCTCCACCAGCTCAGCATACCTCTGCTCCAGCTCTGCAAGCCGAGGCCCTTGGCTCCCTAGCTCCTGCTCCCTTTGGGCCTGAGCCTGAGCTTGCTCCTGAATTCTGAGAGCAAGTGTTTCATTCTGCTGGGCAAGCACCTCCAGACGATCTCTCTGCTGTTGAAGCGATGTCTGCAGAAGGCGTTTTTCCTCAGTAAGACGCTCATTCTCAGCAGTTAGCTCCTGCACCACCTGTTGCTGGTCAGCCAGCTCCTGCAGGGTTGCCTGCAGCTCCTCTGCAGTGCTGTGATGGCTCTCTTCCATCTTGTGAATCTGTTCTGTTAATCTCCGCACGGACACATCCTGACCTCCTGAACTATTTACTGTGACAGCTTCTCCACTGACACTACTACTCCCTGATTCTGAGCGGGATGGGATCTTCTCAAACTCTGAGGAGTCTGGTGATGGTGACTCCTTGGAAATGTCGGTGCTGGAGGAGACAGAGGTTTTGAGTGAGCTGGCAGTGGAGATGATTGTGTCCTTTAGAGAAGCTGAATGGTCTGAAGGGACACCATTCACCAAGGTAATGGTTGAGGATTTGGTCTTTTTATTAGAAAGAGGAGAACCCTCCAAGAAAAGCAGCTTCTCCTTCAGTCCCTGATTCTCTTCTCTTAGTGCTGCCAACTCTCTCTGAAATATTCCATTCTTCTCTCTAAGCTCCCTAACCAGGACAAGGGCTTCAGCCACCTGCCCCTGCTCATGATCAGCAACATGCTCTTGGTGTGAAACAGAGCTAGGAGAGGGTAAAGATGAAGTAGGTGAGGTTTTATTCTTGCAGCGCTGCAACTCTGTCCTCAAATTGCTGATCTCCAAGTCCTTCGCCTTAGCTTCGGCGAGAAGCTCTTTCACTTGGCTCTCCAGGAGGCCCCTTTCCTGGCTCTCCACATCTGCACGGGTCTTGGTTGAGCTACGGGTCTGCTTTGCCAAGGTGGAAAGACTGGAGGTGCTGGAACTGGTAACTATTCTTTTAGTAGAAGAGCTCTTTAGTCGATCTCGGAGAGAAACCTGATCTCTTGTTATAGAAGAGGGGATTTCTCTTGGAGCAGGGATTCCTGACTTCTTGGGCGTCTGTGCACCTGCAACACAAAAACCAAAAGTAGCAGGCATTTAATCAGGTCCACGGCGTGAATTTTAACAGCTTTTGTGCAAAATAAGCATGTTTAACACCATACATAAAGCAATTCAAATTGCTTTCAAGAAAAacggaaaacagaaaaaaaagaaagaaaaacaaaaactaaaaaataccTAAGACATAACAAAAAGTActgataaaataaagtttagccTTTACAGGAAtgctgtatttttctgttttatttaaattagccAACCGTTTCTGCTCCTTTCAGGTTTTCAGACAGTATGGTATAGAGCTGAGGAGTATACAAACTAAAAGTTTGCCATTCCTCTTTTCTTGCTTTTTCTAGTTTTCTAGAGGTgcacaatatacaggtccttctcaaaatattagcatattgtgataaagttcattattttccataatgtcatgatgaaaatttaacattcatatattttagattcattgcacactaactgaaatatttcaggtcttttattgtcttaatacggatgattttggcatacagctcatgaaaacccaaaattcctatctcacaaaattagcatatttcatccgaccaataaaagaaaagtgttcaaataatcatgtacagttatgcactcaatacttggtcgggaatccttttgcagaaatgactgcttcaatgcggcgtggcatggaggcaatcagcctgtggcactgctgaggtcttatggaggcccaggatgcttcgatagcggcctttagctcatccagagtgttgggtcttgagtctctcaacgttctcttcacaatatcc harbors:
- the specc1 gene encoding cytospin-B isoform X3, with the translated sequence MGNQAGRPEETESGAQTPKKSGIPAPREIPSSITRDQVSLRDRLKSSSTKRIVTSSSTSSLSTLAKQTRSSTKTRADVESQERGLLESQVKELLAEAKAKDLEISNLRTELQRCKNKTSPTSSLPSPSSVSHQEHVADHEQGQVAEALVLVRELREKNGIFQRELAALREENQGLKEKLLFLEGSPLSNKKTKSSTITLVNGVPSDHSASLKDTIISTASSLKTSVSSSTDISKESPSPDSSEFEKIPSRSESGSSSVSGEAVTVNSSGGQDVSVRRLTEQIHKMEESHHSTAEELQATLQELADQQQVVQELTAENERLTEEKRLLQTSLQQQRDRLEVLAQQNETLALRIQEQAQAQAQREQELGSQGPRLAELEQRYAELVESSRFEREKLVDIQQQLTGSLRALEEEHQEAQAQVCCLKEELDRLQDQLDKEVESSGQALQAAEEHKATAECLRLDNSRFKAQVDIERQKVGELKAMQSTSDSTELQNLLKTAHSERDKLEMELTELRQELLKTQAEAEHVRATVSKVEASCQQVQEKAEKREQELSNRITSLEEAGVQAENQVKEMKETIFELEDQVEQQRAVNCHTNQAVLDMENLVKKLEEQKAEAERQLKVLNRQMKEERDEWRRFQADLQTAVVVANDIKVEAQQELRTLRRQLQEEQDRNTKLSTDLQAMQGVRSQGDEGRVLDSDSSSSSQWCSISMIPNTPADASGEASSGAEATVKSLIKSIDTVGKNGPCHAAQMHSSLRSPLSGIPVRTAPAAAVPPIQRHSYIKPLSKTLEKRINHKGLSHPRDKLSSFGKDLKLNSLMRKSPSLESVIKSSISLSSRTASFSYSQGSSKLSVERTDPLAALARENGGSKRNALLKWCQKKTEDYPNIDVTNFSSSWSDGLAFCALLHTYLPAHIPYQELISQDKVRNLTLAFQAAETIGIKPSLDIEELMKTDRPDWQSVMQYVSQIYKYFET